One genomic segment of Cervus canadensis isolate Bull #8, Minnesota chromosome 14, ASM1932006v1, whole genome shotgun sequence includes these proteins:
- the RUSC2 gene encoding iporin isoform X2 produces MASRPSNANHLSPQALKWREYRRKNPLGPPGLSGSLDRRPQDARLARRNPIFEFPGSLSAAGHLNCRLNGQVVKPLPLTCPDFQDPFSLTEKPPAEFCLSPDGSSEAVSIDLLQKKGLVKAVNTAVDLIVAHFGTSRDPGVKAKLGNSSVSPNVGHLVLKYLCPAVRAVLEDGLKSFVLDVIIGQRKNTPWSVVEASTQLGPSTKVLHGLYNKVSQFPELTSHTMRFNAFILGLLNIRSLEFWFNHLYNHEDIVQTHYQPWGFLNAAHTVCPGLFEELLLLLQPLALLPFSLDLLFQHRLLQSGQQQRQHKELLRVSQDLLLSAHSTLQLARSRSQDGPGDVDRAAPGERVKGVGAPEGGEEEEEEEETEAAGSSGRGRWARSGQAGWWYQLMQSSQVYIDGSSEGSRFPRGGGTGSGSEKKKAAGGVGPPPREGVVEGAEACPAPEETLGREKGWPFWMGSPPDSVLAELRRSREREGSAAPPAENEEGASEPSPGGIKWGHLFGSRKAQREARPTNRLPSDWLSLDKSVFQLVAQTVGARREPEPKDSLQEAPSPGLPSKPPCEVKALCHHLATGPGQLSFRKGDTLRVLGPAGADWLRCSRGPDTGLVPLAYVTLTPTPSPSPGSSQN; encoded by the exons ATGGCTTCCAGGCCCAGTAATG CCAACCACCTATCCCCTCAAGCACTCAAGTGGCGAGAATACAGGAGGAAGAACCCTCTAGGGCCCCCTGGTTTGTCAGGGAGCCTAGACCGAAGGCCGCAGGATGCTCGGCTGGCCCGAAGGAACCCCATCTTTGAGTTCCCCGGCTCCCTCAGCGCTGCTGGCCATCTGAACTGCCGGCTGAATG gtCAAGTAGTGAAGCCGTTACCGCTAACCTGCCCTGACTTCCAAGACCCTTTCTCCTTGACTGAGAAGCCCCCCGCTGAGTTTTGCCTGTCCCCAGATGGCAGCTCAGAGGCTGTATCCATTGACCTGCTTCAGAAAAAAG GGCTGGTGAAGGCTGTCAACACTGCTGTGGACCTCATTGTGGCCCATTTTGGCACAAGTCGGGATCCCGGGGTGAAG GCGAAGCTGGGGAACAGCTCTGTAAGCCCCAACGTGGGCCACCTGGTCCTGAAGTACCTGTGCCCGGCGGTGCGGGCGGTGTTGGAGGACGGGCTCAAGTCTTTTGTGCTGGATGTCATCATTGGGCAACGTAAGAACACACCGTGGAGCGTGGTGGAGGCCTCCACACAGCTAG GCCCATCCACCAAGGTCTTGCACGGCCTGTACAACAAGGTCAGCCAGTTCCCAGAGCTCACCAGTCACACCATGCGCTTCAACGCCTTCATCCTCGGCCTGCTCAA CATCCGGTCCCTGGAGTTCTGGTTTAATCACCTCTATAACCACGAAG ATATTGTCCAGACGCACTACCAGCCGTGGGGCTTCCTGAATGCAGCGCATACGGTGTGCCCCGGCCTCTtcgaggagctgctgctgctgctccagccCTTGGCCCTCCTGCCCTTCAGCCTAGACCTGCTGTTCCAGCACCGGCTGCTGCAGAGCGgccagcagcagcggcagcacaAGGAATTGCTGCGAGTGTCCCAAGACCTGCTGCTGTCCGCCCACTCGACCCTGCAGCTGGCCCGCTCCCGCAGCCAGGACGGCCCCGGAGATGTGGACAGGGCGGCCCCCGGGGAGCGGGTGAAGGGTGTGGGTGCCCCAGaaggtggagaggaggaggaggaagaggaggagacagaggcggCCGGGAGCTCAGGGCGCGGCAGGTGGGCCCGAAGTGGGCAGGCCGGCTGGTGGTACCAGCTCATGCAGAGCTCCCAGGTCTATATCGACGGCTCCAGCGAGGGGTCCAGGTTCCCCCGAGGTGGCGGCACTGGCAGCggcagtgagaaaaagaaagcgGCAGGAGGCGTGGGGCCGCCCCCCCGCGAGGGGGTCGTGGAGGGCGCCGAGGCCTGCCCTGCCCCCGAGGAGACCCTTGGCCGGGAGAAGGGCTGGCCCTTCTGGATGGGGAGCCCCCCTGATTCTGTACTGGCGGAGCTGAGGCGGAGCCGGGAGAGGGAGGGGTCCGCTGCCCCGCCAGCAGAAAATGAGGAAGGAGCGTCCGAACCTTCACCAGGGGGCATCAAGTGGGGACACCTCTTTGGGTCCCGGAAGGCTCAGCGCGAGGCCCGACCCACAAATAG GCTGCCCTCGGACTGGCTCAGCCTGGACAAGTCTGTGTTCCAGCTCGTGGCGCAAACAGTGGGTGCCCGCCGGGAGCCAGAGCCCAAGGACAGCCTGCAGGAGGCACCCTCTCCAGGCCTACCTTCCAAGCCTCCATG TGAGGTGAAGGCGCTGTGCCACCATCTGGCCACAGGCCCTGGACAGCTGAGCTTCCGCAAGGGAGACACCCTGCGGGTGCTGGGGCCGGCCGGGGCAGACTGGCTGCGCTGCAGCCGCGGCCCTGACACCGGCCTGGTGCCCCTGGCCTACGTGACTCTGACCCCAACTCCAAGTCCAAGCCCTGGAAGCAGCCAGAACTGA
- the FAM166B gene encoding protein FAM166B isoform X1: MAVARTFIPGLNPQNPHYIPGYTGHCPLLRFSMGQTYGQMTGQLLRGSPGLAWPPAHRTLLPPIRPPRSPEPRRRSLPVMRGHERLSSSMVPGYTGFVPQAQFIFAKNCSQVWAEALNGFTQCSGGQGSQELPEEAKGEKDVEKDHEPKPEAEPEAEKEPELGQEAEQVRWRRLRQSPAVGAGSPCLCVAMRRLAAGTEPDHQPHCPASLCYKPGAESVSRFSSLMSPHKASPYSMDDSDPRKFFMSGFTGYVPRARFLFGSSFPVLSNQALLEFGEMKSPGRSRKDPKHLPALSRTYPQHLGLLPKYGGYVPGYKFQFGRTYGHLTQDALALSTLQKQLLV; this comes from the exons ATGGCTGTGGCCCGCACCTTCATACCAGGGCTGAACCCCCAGAACCCTCATTATATCCCGGG GTACACTGGACACTGCCCGCTACTTCGGTTCAGCATGGGCCAGACCTATGGACAGATGACTGGGCAGCTACTTCGCGGCTCCCCTGGCCTAGCCTGGCCCCCTGCCCACCGCACACTTCTGCCTCCCATTCGGCCTCCAAGATCCCCCGAGCCTCGCAGGAGGAGCCTGCCTGTCATGCGCGGACACGAAAGGCTCAGCTCCAGCATGGTCCCTGGGTACACAG GTTTTGTGCCACAGGCACAGTTCATCTTTGCCAAGAACTGCAGCCAGGTCTGGGCTGAGGCTCTCAATGGCTTTACTCAGTGCAGCGGAGGACAGGGGAGTCAGGAGCTGCCCGAAGAGGCCAAGGGGGaaaaagatgtggagaaagaCCACGAGCCAAAGCCGGAGGCAGAGCCGGAGGCGGAAAAGGAGCCGGAGCTGGGGCAGGAGGCGGAACAAGTGAGATGGAGAAGGCTGAGGCAGAGTCCAGCGGTGGGAGCGGGGAGCCCTTGCCTGTGTGTGGCCATGCGTAGGCTGGCTGCGGGCACAGAGCCAGACCACCAGCCCCACTGCCCTGCGAGCTTGTGTTATAAACCAGGGGCTGAATCTGTTTCCCGTTTCTCCTCTCTCATGTCTCCTCACAAGGCGTCCCCTTATTCCATGGATGACAGTGACCCTCGcaagttcttcatgtcag GCTTCACTGGCTACGTGCCCAGGGCCCGCTTCCTCTTCGGCTCCAGCTTTCCTGTGCTCAGCAACCAGGCGCTGCTGGAGTTTGGAGAGATGAAGTCTCCGGGCAGGTCCCGGAAGGATCCTAAGCATCTCCCGGCACTGTCCCGGACCTACCCTCAGCACCTGGGCCTTTTACCTAAATACGGGGGCTATGTGCCAG GGTATAAGTTCCAGTTCGGCCGCACGTATGGGCATCTCACCCAGGATGCTCTGGCTCTCAGCACCCTCCAGAAGCAGCTCCTGGTGTAG
- the FAM166B gene encoding protein FAM166B isoform X2, producing MLGASGVSASLSGAGEAGLSGGEQVKPVLQVHWTLPATSVQHGPDLWTDDWAATSRLPWPSLAPCPPHTSASHSASKIPRASQEEPACHARTRKAQLQHGPWVHRFGRSGGQGSQELPEEAKGEKDVEKDHEPKPEAEPEAEKEPELGQEAEQVRWRRLRQSPAVGAGSPCLCVAMRRLAAGTEPDHQPHCPASLCYKPGAESVSRFSSLMSPHKASPYSMDDSDPRKFFMSGFTGYVPRARFLFGSSFPVLSNQALLEFGEMKSPGRSRKDPKHLPALSRTYPQHLGLLPKYGGYVPGYKFQFGRTYGHLTQDALALSTLQKQLLV from the exons ATGCTCGGGGCCTCAGGGGTCTCTGCGTCTCTGTCTGGGGCTGGTGAGGCAGGGCTTTCTGGAGGTGAGCAGGTGAAACCCGTGCTGCAGGTACACTGGACACTGCCCGCTACTTCGGTTCAGCATGGGCCAGACCTATGGACAGATGACTGGGCAGCTACTTCGCGGCTCCCCTGGCCTAGCCTGGCCCCCTGCCCACCGCACACTTCTGCCTCCCATTCGGCCTCCAAGATCCCCCGAGCCTCGCAGGAGGAGCCTGCCTGTCATGCGCGGACACGAAAGGCTCAGCTCCAGCATGGTCCCTGGGTACACAGGTTCGGACGCAG CGGAGGACAGGGGAGTCAGGAGCTGCCCGAAGAGGCCAAGGGGGaaaaagatgtggagaaagaCCACGAGCCAAAGCCGGAGGCAGAGCCGGAGGCGGAAAAGGAGCCGGAGCTGGGGCAGGAGGCGGAACAAGTGAGATGGAGAAGGCTGAGGCAGAGTCCAGCGGTGGGAGCGGGGAGCCCTTGCCTGTGTGTGGCCATGCGTAGGCTGGCTGCGGGCACAGAGCCAGACCACCAGCCCCACTGCCCTGCGAGCTTGTGTTATAAACCAGGGGCTGAATCTGTTTCCCGTTTCTCCTCTCTCATGTCTCCTCACAAGGCGTCCCCTTATTCCATGGATGACAGTGACCCTCGcaagttcttcatgtcag GCTTCACTGGCTACGTGCCCAGGGCCCGCTTCCTCTTCGGCTCCAGCTTTCCTGTGCTCAGCAACCAGGCGCTGCTGGAGTTTGGAGAGATGAAGTCTCCGGGCAGGTCCCGGAAGGATCCTAAGCATCTCCCGGCACTGTCCCGGACCTACCCTCAGCACCTGGGCCTTTTACCTAAATACGGGGGCTATGTGCCAG GGTATAAGTTCCAGTTCGGCCGCACGTATGGGCATCTCACCCAGGATGCTCTGGCTCTCAGCACCCTCCAGAAGCAGCTCCTGGTGTAG
- the FAM166B gene encoding protein FAM166B isoform X3, protein MAVARTFIPGLNPQNPHYIPGYTGHCPLLRFSMGQTYGQMTGQLLRGSPGLAWPPAHRTLLPPIRPPRSPEPRRRSLPVMRGHERLSSSMVPGYTGFVPQAQFIFAKNCSQVWAEALNGFTQCSGGQGSQELPEEAKGEKDVEKDHEPKPEAEPEAEKEPELGQEAEQASPYSMDDSDPRKFFMSGFTGYVPRARFLFGSSFPVLSNQALLEFGEMKSPGRSRKDPKHLPALSRTYPQHLGLLPKYGGYVPGYKFQFGRTYGHLTQDALALSTLQKQLLV, encoded by the exons ATGGCTGTGGCCCGCACCTTCATACCAGGGCTGAACCCCCAGAACCCTCATTATATCCCGGG GTACACTGGACACTGCCCGCTACTTCGGTTCAGCATGGGCCAGACCTATGGACAGATGACTGGGCAGCTACTTCGCGGCTCCCCTGGCCTAGCCTGGCCCCCTGCCCACCGCACACTTCTGCCTCCCATTCGGCCTCCAAGATCCCCCGAGCCTCGCAGGAGGAGCCTGCCTGTCATGCGCGGACACGAAAGGCTCAGCTCCAGCATGGTCCCTGGGTACACAG GTTTTGTGCCACAGGCACAGTTCATCTTTGCCAAGAACTGCAGCCAGGTCTGGGCTGAGGCTCTCAATGGCTTTACTCAGTGCAGCGGAGGACAGGGGAGTCAGGAGCTGCCCGAAGAGGCCAAGGGGGaaaaagatgtggagaaagaCCACGAGCCAAAGCCGGAGGCAGAGCCGGAGGCGGAAAAGGAGCCGGAGCTGGGGCAGGAGGCGGAACAA GCGTCCCCTTATTCCATGGATGACAGTGACCCTCGcaagttcttcatgtcag GCTTCACTGGCTACGTGCCCAGGGCCCGCTTCCTCTTCGGCTCCAGCTTTCCTGTGCTCAGCAACCAGGCGCTGCTGGAGTTTGGAGAGATGAAGTCTCCGGGCAGGTCCCGGAAGGATCCTAAGCATCTCCCGGCACTGTCCCGGACCTACCCTCAGCACCTGGGCCTTTTACCTAAATACGGGGGCTATGTGCCAG GGTATAAGTTCCAGTTCGGCCGCACGTATGGGCATCTCACCCAGGATGCTCTGGCTCTCAGCACCCTCCAGAAGCAGCTCCTGGTGTAG